The Elaeis guineensis isolate ETL-2024a chromosome 3, EG11, whole genome shotgun sequence region CAACAAGAGATAGGCCGAGCACAACTGTCGAGATTGCAGGCCTAGTGCACGGTCCACCATGAGCTCGTTCCAGTCATCCATCATGGCCCGGTTCAAGCGTGCAATGAATCCCCGCCTCCTTTCCTCACAGTACTGCAAGAACCGCGCATTGTCGAAGTAGTTGCTGTCATCCCAACACGAAGTACTGGGTGTGATGGAAAAATCATAGTGGTTCAAGGGATGCACTAGACGGGCCGCCATGGTCAGGTACTCCATCATGGCATTCAGGAGCGATCGAGGGGCCCTGCCCTGCCCGTTCCGGAGCCACACCTGAGCCATGGCCCGTTGCACCGCCGAGGCCAGCGACATCTTTACGTCGGCCTGCGCCATGAGACTAGGGCTGACGTGAATCATGAAGTCACCGGAGCCACGGCCGGGGCTCACCGCGACGACCTCAGGGAGGTCCTGGTCGGCCAGCTGAAGGGTGACTTGGCGGACGGGCTTCTTGGGGTACAGCTCGTTGGGGTAGAGCAGTCGCTCGATGAAGtcgctggagttgaggacgagcCGGGCGGCTCGGCCGTTGGAGACGAACATGAGGTTGAAACGGCGGCCGGCGACGGTGTGCGTGTCAGCGCTGAGAATGGTAATCTCGAAGCCTTTGGCGGCTTCGTAGTTTGCCCAACCGGAGACGGCGGCGAGGCTGACGAAGGCAACAAAACGGATGAGGAGCGTGAGGGTGGAGGGTGAGGCGAAGGTTTCAGCGGAGTTGGGGACCATGATGGGAGGAGGATGGTTGGTGGGAGTGGGGATAGCCTTTGGGAGAAGAGGATGCTCCATTTGCCCGAGACTCAACGAAACTTAGACTGCTTCTAGTTTAAGTAACAAAGGGTCTGGTGTAAAACTCTTCGTATATAGACAAGTTATCATGTACAAATAGAAAGTGTCTTTTCAACCTAATGATCATCACCTACTGCCAATCATTCACCTCCCAAAGCATTACCATCACTTTCTGCGATTTTTTCTTCCCATTTTCTTTCGAGCGGTAGGTAACTCAATTTAGAGCTTATCCTTTTGCTCCTGTGGCTGGCAATGGCCTTTTGGGACACGGCTGCGGCTGTTCTGTTGTCGCTTATGGGGGGCGGGAGAGAGCGCTAGCTTGCAGGTTATGTACGTACCTTAGGGGAAGGCAACAGGGGACGTTGCAACGAGAATCGATACTAGAGACCGGCCCTTCTGCATTGACGCCCATCTGACCGATGAGCGAGGGGCGTGTCGTCCGCATCTGGACGGACGGGAGGCGGCCGGTGATTGAAGTTCTTGTCGGAACGTAAATTAAATTGGGAATGGGCTTGCGGTGTTTCGTACCAGCCAGGTGGTGAACATTTTTTTGACGATGAGGAGAGCGAGCCAAGGGCCAATCCGGATCCGAGTAATTTTTTGCGAGTTAAGTAGATGTTGGTAGGACAACTACAACGTCCAATGGTTGGTAGGAGGATGTACGTCCTCCCTCTCGGTGCATGTGATTTGGTCGGCCGACATCTCACGTCTGTTGATTCGAGATGTACACCGGAGGATACTATGATGATCCTCAAATAGTTCAGCTGGTGTCATGTCCTCCTTTTGTATAACTGTTTCCCTTTTTTGGGCACTGGTTTGTCACAGTGCCGAAGATTGTGCATGCAAGCGGCTTGGCTTGTACATGCATGCTTGTTTGAATGTATGTGTTTGCAACGAAATTTTATTAAATGATTAATGGTTTTGCCTACTTGGAGTGGAGTCAGGGGACTGTTAGCCAAAGCTACAGAGTGCTCTGGTACTCGATAAGAAGATTTATTTCTTCCTTTTCAATTATCAGTATTGAAACACTTGGGAATCCTGTAATTAATTTTAGGATGCAGATTCTCTGCGGTATTCAAAAACTATCGTAGAATGCTATACATAATTGGATATCATCCATGTTAAGATGGACAGCCGCACATTCTTATGTGCatgtatttaaaaaaattaaaaaatatacatatataaatcctCAGAGTTTTTGAACAATTTAAATGATTGTCCATTTTATGATGGACCGCATCTAATTATATACAgtattttacaatattttttgagTACCACAGAGAATTTCgttctttaattttattttattgaatctGAATTTtcctaatattatatattttcatgAACTCTTGAGCTCATATCTACGTCGGTATCGCAAATCCTACTTCTGATGCTCCCACGGCTTCTGGTATATAacattcctctttttttttgtaagtTCCATCCGTCACAAAGAGGGGGTTCTGATGAAACTTTAGTTTCCCTGTCTGTGTGATAGATTTGTATGTATAAAAGTATTGAAGAGTAAATTCACTTAATTCATCTATTTAGTGATGCGATTTTGGGGTTGGTCTAATGGAGCTACTAAATGATGGATATGTTTCTTGGAATATTTTACCgggttttaaaaataaattttatttttagttattaaaaaaaaaaggatactGAAAAATTACACTTGTTTCAATCCATCAAGTTCGCTTAATTCCATTCATGACAACCTCGACCGCATCGGAAATGATATCAAATTCTTGGACCTATATGTCAGTGCAATAATAAGGACTTATCACACGGACGAACCCGACGTTGATGGTCTTCTCATATATTTAAGAAAAAAGCGGGGAAACAAATTCCGCATCATGGTAACCTGCAGGTATATGCATGGGAAATAGGCCTGCTGCAAGCGAACAGATTTCTTTAGTTTGTAGACGCGACTCTCCTTTTGCATATTATCCTAATTTTATTCCACAAAGGTTTGATCTGGTCttttttaaatcagatttattaaATCAGTCTAAAAATAAATACattcgtaaaaaaaaaaatatatctgaaTCCACAAAATAATTCCAACATGGTTGGCTACATATGTTGTTATGCAATCTATAGCACTACTAGTTTCTCTACAGACATATGTCATGTTGTAAGATTATAAAGCAACATCTGATCCCCAACaatcatatttcaaaaaaaatcgagagttgtatcttttgcacaaaaaaataatttatctttttttatgcaATAATAATGATTGAATCGCACCATAATTACTTCAAAATCTATGAAAGCACATGGTAGAAGAATGTTAAAATATCTTAAGATCTGTGCAAGATATAATCCAATGGTCGacatcatgaaaaaaaattaatcattcttTCACATGAAAAAGACATCCCAAATGCTCTCAAATGATGGGAAGTGGTATGTGAAAATAGTGAATTAAATGGCCACCTAATAAAGATGAGATCTTCAACGTTAtacttctaaatattttttatcaaatggTAGAATTAATTGAGATGCCAAGATGTAGTTCTCTTTATGAGATTTGTCCCAACTTAATTagaatagaggatgaagtcatagCCCATGGCATGTGGGAGGACGAGGAGAAAAAGAAGTGGTGAAGGTAGAATATGCAAATGAAATAGAACTCGATAGCTTTTAGAGTTATTTGGcattgcttttattttttatttttaatttaaaaattaattatagaatcaagataaaaatcataaattatttttattttttattttttaaaattatttttattatttttagaacaAGTAATATTAACAAATTTTGTTTTcaatatctttaaaaaataagaaatttctaTTTTTTACTATCATCATCAATATTATCTCACCACCACTATTATTTTTACCCTCATTGCTGTCACTACTGTTGATGATACATCAATACTACCATTATCACTGTCTCCATTATATAACTGATTCCTTCACAACCATTATCACTGATGTCACAATGATTGTCGACGCCATCTTCATTAGGCAACTATCATCATTGTTATCATCTCTATCGTATGTTTATTATCTCACATCCATCACCATTACCATTGCTAACATAACTACTATTTCCTCCACCATGCTACAACACTATGCTATACCATTATCAGTTTCTCTTATCATCCCCATTGCTCTCATcgctaaaataattaaattaaatataaaaattgaaaaaataataattattattattattattattattgattatAGAAAAGCCAATACGGCATCAGACAGCACCATaatgtttttaaattaatatattaatataagccAAACACCCACTTCCTTGCAGCGGTGTCACGTTATAACAGCGGGCGTTCTCAGCGGCTCCAAAGGTCCAGCAAGGCTGTGAACAAATCCCATAAGCCGATGGGCATCAAGAAAGTAAATAATTCATAGATTCATGatttattcataaatatcattaatCTTTCATGAACTGATGAATTATTTACAGCTCTTCGGTTAGACAACCAATCGGCTTAAATAATCTATGAAGAATTTTAAAATTAGGATACGTTTGGTTGAGGAGAATTGGGCTTTGAATGACAATGGGAGGAagggactcccattccaaccgtctGGTTGGAGAGAtttctatttttatattaattttaatagaaaatgaaaattatatattaattttttaaaaatttaattttaattatttttaatattttaattttattttaattctgattctaattacGAACCAAACAAATCAAGGATGTATAGCCATTCCAAATCCCTTGTCCAAGTCACATGTGGAACGAGACAACCTGTTAGTGGTCCGAGAACTTTAAGAAAAATCTGAAGTGAACCCACTTGAACCCAAGATCTTGGAACTATAGAATGATACAAGATCATGCCAACTTGCTTTACTGACTGCATGTCTTCCAGGGGACTCCAGCCCTTGCTCGTGTCATGAAGTGGTCCAGACCCTTTCagcatcaaaatttatttaatttggcTGTCAACCGGCAATCTGCTTACATCTTCGCTACCACTCTCTTGTCAAAACATGGTCAAATTTACCTGAGCACGACCCGCAGCTCATGTGGAGACAAAGTTGGCATCACAGTCCTCTGCGAGATGGGCGACACATGAGGGTGCTGTCATTCTCGGATTTTAAATCTCTCTATCTCAACTTGGTGGAAGAAC contains the following coding sequences:
- the LOC105041004 gene encoding uncharacterized protein, whose product is MEHPLLPKAIPTPTNHPPPIMVPNSAETFASPSTLTLLIRFVAFVSLAAVSGWANYEAAKGFEITILSADTHTVAGRRFNLMFVSNGRAARLVLNSSDFIERLLYPNELYPKKPVRQVTLQLADQDLPEVVAVSPGRGSGDFMIHVSPSLMAQADVKMSLASAVQRAMAQVWLRNGQGRAPRSLLNAMMEYLTMAARLVHPLNHYDFSITPSTSCWDDSNYFDNARFLQYCEERRRGFIARLNRAMMDDWNELMVDRALGLQSRQLCSAYLLLARQQGAPSASASSFSLM